The genomic region ATAAACTTTCCCTCCATCTTCCAACTCGTCAAGCATCATCTGTTGTAATCAAACCAATTATGCCTATGTTATATGAAATAAAAATGTATTTTACAACTAATTGAAAATAGGATACACTTGAGGGTGCATTGtgatataaatgacaagaaacacTTCTGAAAAATAGTGGACCTGATCATAGTATATCATAGAGCTAATGAAGGGTTAAGATTTTAGGGACTTGGGAGAAAACCCTTATTCTATGACTTTATCTCATTTTTCTAGTGTGAGAATTCTGGAGACTATATAGGATACCTTAAATAGTCCAGAGTTGAAGGAATTTGTAGTTGAGAAGATGAAAAAATTGGGTAAAAAGAGAATTGGGATGTAATTAACCTGCCTAAAGCAGAGTCTTGTGTACTGCAATAGGTGTTTAATGAGACGTATGATTAAGATGGGACACTACAGTGATATAAAGCATATTTGATAGCAAATGGAGTTAAGCTAAACTTAATGGGATCCATCGTCAGAAAATTTTGCACCAATAGCAAAGCTCAATAGTTAGAGTGAACAAAAAAGAAAGATCTGATTTCATATTGTGTGGAAGAACTTGTTTTCATCTATGAAGTAGACACCGGTACCTTATCAGATAAAGGTCTATTAAAGCTTCGCAGTCACCTTGTACACATCTTCAAATCCCTTCTCATTTCCTTCAATGGTATGCGTTTCAACAGGAATTCGTCCTGGCGGTAAGTCGGTTATCTATGATAAAAGAAGGAAAGATATTAAAGTTTGCAACAAAAAGTAATTTTACACAAAAACTAAGACAACATATCATTTTTCTAGAGGCCCCTTTCTCGATTTTATATCACTTCCATTGGGTAATAAAATTGTGGATGAATTCAAGGGAATACCAAAAATATACAACATCAACACGGATAAGGTAAGAGTAAAAGTAAGACCTGATTCACAAATCTTTTAGCCCCATACTCAGCATCACATGACACAAACACAGTTTAGAAATAATAGCTTCCCAAAACAAATAGTAAAACGCAGAGTGACACCTTAATTGATCATTCAGACTTGAGTACAATTACAACCCCACAGTAGTTTCAAAACTGACAACAGAGATTAAAATCCGAAATCTACCCCAAATATAATAGCCAAGCCCATGAACTTCATAAGATTAAGATGAAATATAGAACTGGTACGAGGAAGTGATAAGGTGCAACAAAATGTTTGTGCGGGAGAGAGAATATGAGACAAACTGatgtttgaaaatttatttatgatGAGAACGTGAACTCTACTCCAAGAAATTAGAGTACACAATATATGATTAGTCCGCAATGAAATATGTTGCAAGTTTGCAATCGATTGTGACTAATCCAGATTAATTGCTAAACTGTCACTAACGTTGCCTGATACCCTATGCCATGTGGAATAGCCGCATCACAGTAAATGGTATCTACTAACGCCATCTAACAGGAATAAATATTGTCTATAGATATTTCAAACAAATTCAAGAAAAGGGGTCGTTGTTCGGGATGATTGAGAGAATACCAATAACGGAGACAAAAAGTACCTGTGTCAGAGACATATCACCATATAAAGCAAGTGCAAGTGTCCTTGGGATAGGAGTAGCAGACATGGCAAGAACATGAGGAGCCATATAAACATCACTCTTTGAGGACCCATCTGTAACAGCTTCTTCCATGCTCGAAATTGAAGATACATATAACTGAGAGAAGGTTTGGAGACCACAACAATAACGTTAATCCATGAAGGTAAAAACTGTTGAATATAAAAATGATTTGTGTCTTTACCTAATAGCTTAATCCAATTAGAGAGAGTATTCAAGATAAGATAAATTGTTTTGTAGTTAACAACACCACCTCCTATTCTATTTGATTAAGGATAATATCCATACTAACTTGTAACGCACTCCTACTTAGTAAATTCTTAATGCTTCAAGGGGGTGGTTGTTATTTGTGAAAAGAACTACGGATAATATAACCATCATAAAATCCAGAATGGTGAGAATTGAACCACCTTACTATTAAACCTTCCTCTTTGAATCACGCCAAAGCGATGCTGCTCATCCACCACAGCAATACGTAAGGCTGAAAATTCCACTTTTTCTGCTATTAAACTGTGGGTTCCTATGACCATTGAGATTTCCCCATCCTGGATACCCTGCAACACCATAACTCAAGATATACTAATAAGAATTCAAAAACTTAGCAACAAGGTTTGGATCACAACATAagtaaattgaatttgaaaaagccAAAAAGAATCTAACCTTGCGAATCATCCGTGATTGTTTCAGTGGGGTTGAACCAGTGAGTAAAGCAACGGTTGGTTTGCAGTTCCCCTCATGAATGTTTTCTAACAAAGTAAGCATGTGTTCATAATGCTGGATTGCAAGCAACTCAGTTGGAACCATGAAAGCAGCCTAGTTATCAGACGAAAAGGCCAGATATTATCATGTATTAAATATTACAATTTTCTATAAATTATAAACAAAACAGGAAGAACCCTACAAGTAACAGAAAGCCAGCAACCAAAATTATGATACAGTGTAAATCTAACAAGTATGATGCAAAAGGACAAAGGTGACCTACCTGAAATCCAGAACCAATAACCTCCATACATGCTAGAAAAGCTACCACAGTTTTCCCACATCCAACATCACCCTGAAAATGTCAGAAGATATTAACAGATTGAATAATCTGTTCCGCAAATCAATAAAAAAGGCTTCTGTTTAGAATTAATATAATATATGCTGTTATTGCACCAAATGTTGGCAACACTACAGTTATTGATTCTCATTCACTTAGTAATGCTACCTTAGGTAATAATATATCATCTTAAGCAACATATACatgagaaagaagaaagggagctATTAACAAGAGTGGAGCATGGAGAACAGATTTTGCAGCAAGGCTAGGCAAAGCTAGAAAGAAGAGAGAATTTTCTAATTTGGTTGGAACTTGGATGATGGGTGAGGCAATATTAGGAATGGGCAAGGCTCCTTTAATACATCTACATATCAGATTGTGGTCTTTACTTATTTTCTAGCACAAATTTGTTCACCTTTTCATTAGATATTGTAGTTATGTGACCAATGAATACATGCTTGGAGATTGAGGATGTTTCTTTCCTAAGCTATCTGAATCAACCTTTCTCATATTCCAGTATTCGAGAACCCCTAGCTTTGTACACCATCAGGAAAGGAATCTGATAGGAACTGAGATATAGAAGAATTAGGGATTTTATTGATGAACTAGGGATTGTGATTTCCCCTTATTGAAGTACACTGTTGGATCTAACCAACTCTAGAGAGAATTTCCCTCTCCTAAACTAACAAACTGAACAGATTTTTCTAACTGACCAGAAACTAACTAACCCCTAGTATTTATAGGCAGCAGCTAGGCCTAGCCTTACTGCTCCTAAACCTGCTAAACTAGCTTAGAAGGAACAAACAAACCTGTTTCTACCATTACTCCCCCCTGGACAACCACCTTGTCCTCAAGGTGGATCTCCGGAAAATTGCTGGTTATGGAACCTGAGGCTGAGGAGGAGGGTTGGTTGGAGCACGAAGCCGTCCCGGATGCAGTGGGAGCAATTGGAGCTCCTTTCCGGAGATCCACCTTGAGGACAAGGTGGTTGTCCAGGGGGGAGTAATGGTAGAAACAGGTTTGTTTGTTTGTTCCTTCTAAGCTAGTTTAGCAGGTTTAGGAGCAGTACGGCTAGGCCTAGCTGCTGCCTATAAATACTAGGGGTTAGTTTATTTCTAGTAAGTTAGAAAAATCTGTTTAGTTTGTTAGTTTAGGAGAGGGAAATTCTCTCTAGAGTTGGTTAGATCCAAGAATGTACGTCAATAAGGGGATTGTGATTCACAATCCCTAGTTCATCAATAAAATCCCTAATTCTGCTATATCTCAGTTCCTATCAGAATCCACTTAATCTATGATAATTCTTGTACACCACTACACACACTCCTACAACTTGATCAATGTAACTGTTGTCGAATTATGTGATATtacaatattttaaaaaagaaaacacCATTCATAGTCTAACATGTACTTATTTTTCAAAAAGAATGTTACATTTCAAATCGGGACAATGAACTATCAACTTAAAATCAACAGTTGGTTTGAGGGGATTCAGTGTAGGTGAAAATATTGAAAGGAGAAAATATGTCAAGACAATGAACCTCCTAAAACATAATAGGCCACTCCAAGTACAGAAAGTAAATATTTTCCTAACTAGAGAGATAAAACAAAAATAACTAGCCAATCAGAACATATCAACACAAATGGAATAGAAACTAGGGAACTATGCATAATTACACTGCTCTGCCGTCCTAAATCAGTTTTATGCCAGCTTGAAAAGAGGAAAGGTACTTAAAATGTGTTAATAGGACAGGAAGCAAATGAAAAATGAAACAGTTATAAGGGGATATAATATTGTTCAAATACAAAAGCAAGCTAATCAAAATCACAACCTGAAGTAGCCGATTCATGGGAACTGGCCTTTTTAGATCCCAAATAATTTCTGAAATAGCATGTAATTGACTAGATGTAAGAGAATAAGGAAGGGCTTCCAAAAATTTCTTCGTGAGATCAGACCATTCCTCTGTACACACAGCATTACTTTCTGGTCTTCTATATTTATCTAGCAAACCATCCTTCTCTATTTGTGTACCAAGACCTTCCAGCATTTGGAACAAGCGTCCTAACTGACAAAAGACAATAAGTTAAAgccaaaaaaaggaaaataacatATACAGCAAGCAATTTAATATAACAAGAAATCAAAATAGAGAGCAAAAACTATCTGGCAAAGAGCAAAGAAGCAGAGCTGGTTAATTATGGGATTTCAAGCATGGAAAAGATGTATAGCCATACGTGTGGACATGCCATGCTACACACCCACCAAGAATAACAGTAACTTACAAGTGACCGCAATAATTATTTAGATATTATTTCTTGTAAGTAGAAAACAACCAGGGGTAAAATGTAACCAAAACAAGAGAATACTTCTAGAACTATCCACTAATAATACTGGAAATAAAGTTAAACATATAATTATATTCCTCACCTGCAGGTAAAAAAATTCATCAAATATAAGTCTCTTGCGGGCCAAATCAGCTTCATTTATATCTTTCGGTTTGTGGATTGCAAAATATGCCTACATTGTTAACATTAATAAATTTCAAATAAACCAAAATATGAAGAACAGATGTGATCATAATAAATCAGAAAGCAGAAACTAATTACCAgttgttatttttcaaataaagaaACCATAGAACATATGGACACTCCTTTCCAAACCTAAACCAGCACAAGACGAcataaaatacagaaaatagagAGAACTGTAAACCCTATTATCAAAACTACATAAAATCCGTACAAGAATACATAAACCATATTTTCAACCTTAGTTGGAATACACAGGTTCAGCACATGCTTTTCTCTCTCCCAACATCACGTTTCATCTTTCTCTATACTTATTTTCCTATATGATAATTTTTTATCCATAAAAGAACAATAACACAATTTATCAGAAGGCATTGCTGAATATAAATCAAATCCCTAGAGGTGCCTAAAGTCAGATTTCCGTATGGCAGCAAAGCAAACTCAAAATAATACATTTTAATTGAATAAAGAATTCAAATGCTTACATCATGAAGACTTAACAGTCCAAATTGCTTTGTTATGTCTTCAGGAATTGGATCAATATTGCTAGGTAAGGCTTGTAAAGCTctgtaacaaaagaaaataaaatgtaaTTCCATTTAACATATCATTACAAAGCATTTAATGTCACTTCTTTGGATAGAACATTGGAATAAACCATACTTCTAACTTAGATAAAATTTAGGagcaaaatagaaaaagaaatagatGCTCATGCTACATTTTCTTGGTCAAAATACTAGGTATACAAGTTTAAGGAAAGATTTTATTTAAAACAAGAGAGCTACATGATAAGTAGTTCAATTAGGATAGGAATGGTAGAGTTGGTATATGAATTGTTGAGCAGAAGCAACCTAAACCAATAACAGGCATGTGATTTATATGGCTCAATCTTTTGAGACCTACTAGTGTTCTTTTGATTACTGTTTCTTAAAATACTTGATCTTCTATATTTGTATCTTTTCCTTTTATTGTTAATAATTTTTTACGGAAGAATAAGTATATATTGCTTACCAAAAAATAACTTTTAAGGATAAGATTGTAACAAGCATTTGAAGCACAAACCTTGCAATAATGTCCCTGAGAAGAGTTGGTTTCAGACGACCCTTTGAAGGATAAATAGGATATGGTCTCTCTTTAACACAAAAGGAGAAATCATTTCCATCACCAAGAACATCAATATTGTACTCTCTCATCTCATAATGATCTTTAGCACGCATAGTCCTGACCTACGTTAAAAGCCAACAATTATATCTGGTGTTACAAaattctaaatcaaaataaaacggGGTGAAGAAAAAGGGTTTATCAATGTTCAAATAAGGAAAAGCAAACGTaccaacaaaatataaatttgaaATATTACAAATATAGGGCATGACACACCATAACATAGGTAGTAGTGCTAAACTAGAAGGTTACCCTATTTTCATGTGAGGGGCTTGGGAACAGAGTTTCTGTATTTTCAGGTGAGCATGCTGGTAAGTAGAGTGAAGAGATATTtcaaggttaacaaagtgagatgCAAGAAAAGTTGGAAATGGGGATGGGAATTTTACAAGGGAGAGAACATGATTGGTACCAATGGAAGGAAGAATATACTTATTTCCCCATGTAGGAAGTACATGCAGAAGTCTTCAGGCAACTTCAACCAGGGATGGGATAGAATCTCTATCATCTTTGGCCTTAGACGTCAGACATTTGTTGAGTTATTGCATCCACAACCATGCCTATGGATTCATGATGCTTATGGGGTTGATTTTATTAACATCATTGTGGATCACCTCACCAGATATGCCCTCTTTATACACCTTCCCCACCATACAAAGCTAGAGAGGTGGCAGCAATTTTCATCGACGAGGTGGTTAGGTTCCATGGATCCCTAACAAACATGGTCTCAAAAAGAGAGAGGTCAAAGGTTTAGCTCAACCTATCATAAGTTGTATGGAAACCTATTTAAAAGCTTAACCGACACCAAACCCAAGCCACAGCACAAATAGCTCAATTTGTATAATACCAAACACAATTACAGCTAACAAACCCCATTCTTTTAAAGCATTATATGGATAAGGATACTTTGGTGTTGCTTGGTAGTTGACAAACTCACCTTGCCACTAACACATGCTATATCTCCCACTTGATACTTTTCTTCAAGACTTTTAAGAAAAGGTTTAAAAGTAAAACGTGTGCCACGAAAAAATTTCTTTAGATGCAAGTAAATTGTCTTCTCTTGCCCACCAATAGCATTGCTAGTCACATGCTCTGAAACTGATTCATTCTCTGCAACCTGACAACCCACAATCACCtcaagaaatgaaaatgaacaaTTAGCTCTGACTCCCCTGCAAAAGTGATATTAAATCATGTCAATATCCACCTGATTCAAACTTATTACAAATTGCCATTTTTATGCAGATTTACATCATGGGAACATGCAGAACACAATGTAGGAGTAATGAAAATAATGATCTAAAAGTTTGAGCATTATTAACTAGCAAAGTACAATCAAGGAATCAAGTTAACTAATTTCCGAAATGAAGGATCACAAGCCTCTCAAGTAGAAAAGGGATGGAGAGAGAAGAGAGCATCCAATGGAGAGAGAAGAGAGCATCCAATGTCTCCCAGCTTATGTTGGTTCATATGTGATTAGTGCATATCAAAAATAGCTTTGGCAACATTTGAAGCTAAGAGAGGACTGTAATGATTTAATAATGGTACTGTTACAGTTGAACTTTTAATCCTATAATAATTATATGTATGTGCTAACTAAGAACGTTGGTAGTACAAGTGCAAAGTGAGATGGAACAAAATTATTTCAGACATGCTTGATACCAGATAAAAGGAAAGATGGAAGACAATATGCAATCCATTTTCCTTATGATAGGAACTTAAACGTAACTCATTATCAATTTCCCATGTTCTCAATATGCTCTACTCTAGCAAGCACAATAAGGGCTTCTTGAAagacaacaaaaaaataaaaattttaataatgacAAATGTATCTAAACCCATCCCAAACTCATCTTTAATATTATTATTCATCATCAAACTTTGCTTCATTATACATTATGGCTGTGTAAGATCACTTTCAGTATTTGCAAAGCTTGATAGTTAGCAAAGTCATGTAGCTAGCCTCATTCAACTAATAAAGCAAACACCTAAACTGCTGATGCCAAGATAAAAGAATGCAAACAAGCATAAATGTGATGTAGAAATGAAATAGAGGATAGTCACCTTGAAGATAATACTTTTCCAACAAAAATTAAATACTGCCCGTCATCAATTTTGGCATGTGCATTCTGCAGATTAGCATACGATCGAGGGAAATGTTGCAGCAATTTCCGTAACTACATGTAAGGAATGACACTAATGTGAATTTAAATTAtcttagcaaaaaaaaaaagtccaAAGAATTACTAGCCTTCCAAATTCAACAGTTTAAGTAACCCACCGTGTGGAACCCACAGTCATCTAGCTGTCGATAATGCCTCTTACTCAACCCAGGTAAGTAGTTTAAGGATTTGTCAAGAAATAACTCTCTAGGTGTAAGATTAGATTGTGACTGCTGCCCCACTTTATTTTGAGAATCTTCCTCCATGACTTGATGATCCAATTTTTCTTCATATGTTGGTGACATTGAATGACATGTATGAGAATCTTCTTTACTTAACTCAGATGCTGATACACTAGAATCATTAAAGTACAAAGAAGGCCATGCCTCAGGGACAGTATTTTGCACCCACCTTCCCTCCGAAGAATCAGCAAAATATTCTTCGAGATCTTCTGGCGATATAATGCCTGCCTTTTCAGAGTATAATGTGGTCCCATCATACAGATCCACTGGAGAAGCACTACCCAAAGTAATTGATGGAAATCTCTTACATATCAAGGAGATGTCAATATCATCTAAAGCATCATTTTTGTTCATTTCAGATTTTTTTATCCCACTTCCATTGCCAGTTAGATTAGGAAGGTTATAATCCATTATAGCGAATACCTGTACCAATAATGAGTTTATTCAAAGATAACACGTATAAACAAATTATCAAAACATTCTTATTTGGTCAAGCTTTCAAATGAATTCACTATTACATACACATGGATTTTATCAATGACATAAAATTTGTAAAAGAATGAAGATCACCAAATAAGAACATCAACTTCCAGCAACAGTTAATGCAATAGTACATGTGACTAAATGAAGATATTGGAATGCCCTGCCTTGTGGGAAAAGGCTATGGCGCTATGCTGTTGTTTGATATATTTAAATCTACTAATCATTCAAATTAATAGAAATATATATTTGATGAAGTGAAACAACATGGACAAAAAGACCTCCAGTTTGACTTAGCCAAAATATATAAGCAAATCAATTATATCATTCATAATGGTTTATGTAATAATTTGAACATCACAAACATGattatgaaattaaaagaaatgaACAACCACAGATATTGCCAGATTTAACATTAATGTGTACCTAAACCCTATCTAATAACTAGAACACTTCAAGACAACAAGCAATAAGAAATCTTGATCATTaataatggaaagcaaaaagtacTCAAGATTCAAAAGGCAGGAACAAAAACATCAATCGAACGCAATAAAATGCATTACCTAATTTAACAGACAGTTGCATGCACAAGCATTCATTTACCTTATTATGAAACTTTGAACTGCTTTTTATACCATGTTGGTCTATTTGTGGAGACTTCCTCTGTGCCAACTTATGCTTTTGTCGAtaacatattttcgaaaatttcaaagaGAGAAAACTACTACACCTGCAGCAAAGTATAGGTAGCATCAAGTCAAACCAGGATTTTTCAACTTTCATATGAATACTTATCCTAAGCTTAAAATTAAACAATGCACcatacctcattcttctattgaGAAAGGCCAAACACCCTTCCTTGCCTTGAAATACCATAAGACTTCTCATAGCGATCGAATCATAGGATGTTACGAGTTGGAAAGGCAAGCAGTTGAATGGGCAGTGTGGATGGGGGGATTGTATCCTGTTGAGAGGAATTGGAAGCGAGAACTAACTCGTTGAATTTTATACCCCTGAAAATCATACACACACAGTATATGGATGTAATCCAGGGAAAAAACGCATCATGTTATGTATTTAGTTAATTATAAAGTATATATTCATGTAATaataaaagaatttaattttttatcctcACTTCTTAAAagattacataaataaaaatatttgaaaagattacACAAACAAAAAGACTTGCTTATGATAATATAAAAGACTTTTGAGTAAATTGCACTTAGTATCATTGAGGTTTGTTTGAATTGCATTCCATCGAACAACATATTGCTAGCAAGTAACATTTTAGTGGTTGGAATATCCACCAAGAAAACGGAACAATACACATTCTGAGTGACATCTTGCAGCAGCAAGGAAACCAAGGAGAACACCACAACCATACATGCTCAACATTTCACAAAGCAAGTAATGAAATTTACAGTTTTACACTTCTAAACAACAAAATTATATCAATGGACACCCCAAAAGAGAAAACCATAAACTGCTTTATCACTCTCAATTAGCTTTCTTTTTGCTCTCTCAAATGCCTCATTTTgcaaatttagattttttttttcccttttgcatAATTTTATCAAAGAACCACATTCAGAGATGAACACAAACATCGTGGAACCGTTAATAAAAGAGAGAAGTTTTGCTcactttgaacaagaagaagaaccgCCACTGACATGGCTGTTCCACCCGCCCGTCGCACCCAGCGAGTGGCTGTTGGCTGTCTCCGCTAGAGAGCCTGAAAGAATGGGCAAACAGACCAACTAATTGGACATTAAATAAGATGTCttcttgtttttttcttcttttctccacTTTAGTCACAGTGGAATGTGTTAGCACGTTCAAGCTTGCAAACTCCGGTGTTCCCTCTGGCTGCTAGGAACGGCCGGCTCGTCGTCGTTGCCGTCTCAACCTCCGCCGGAAGCTACTACACAATTGAACACAACACACAACTTTATAGcgccaataaataaataaggtgaAAAGTcatctatctattctattatataaaaattggatttttgtacTTAATGATGGAGCTAACGTGACATAAGagttttttt from Arachis ipaensis cultivar K30076 chromosome B02, Araip1.1, whole genome shotgun sequence harbors:
- the LOC107625517 gene encoding ATP-dependent DNA helicase homolog RECG, chloroplastic isoform X1 — its product is MRSLMVFQGKEGCLAFLNRRMRCSSFLSLKFSKICYRQKHKLAQRKSPQIDQHGIKSSSKFHNKVFAIMDYNLPNLTGNGSGIKKSEMNKNDALDDIDISLICKRFPSITLGSASPVDLYDGTTLYSEKAGIISPEDLEEYFADSSEGRWVQNTVPEAWPSLYFNDSSVSASELSKEDSHTCHSMSPTYEEKLDHQVMEEDSQNKVGQQSQSNLTPRELFLDKSLNYLPGLSKRHYRQLDDCGFHTLRKLLQHFPRSYANLQNAHAKIDDGQYLIFVGKVLSSRGVRANCSFSFLEVIVGCQVAENESVSEHVTSNAIGGQEKTIYLHLKKFFRGTRFTFKPFLKSLEEKYQVGDIACVSGKVRTMRAKDHYEMREYNIDVLGDGNDFSFCVKERPYPIYPSKGRLKPTLLRDIIARALQALPSNIDPIPEDITKQFGLLSLHDAYFAIHKPKDINEADLARKRLIFDEFFYLQLGRLFQMLEGLGTQIEKDGLLDKYRRPESNAVCTEEWSDLTKKFLEALPYSLTSSQLHAISEIIWDLKRPVPMNRLLQGDVGCGKTVVAFLACMEVIGSGFQAAFMVPTELLAIQHYEHMLTLLENIHEGNCKPTVALLTGSTPLKQSRMIRKGIQDGEISMVIGTHSLIAEKVEFSALRIAVVDEQHRFGVIQRGRFNSKLYVSSISSMEEAVTDGSSKSDVYMAPHVLAMSATPIPRTLALALYGDMSLTQITDLPPGRIPVETHTIEGNEKGFEDVYKMMLDELEDGGKVYLVYPIIELSEQLPQLRAASADLEVISSRFQGYNCGLLHGKMKSDEKEETLRKFRTGELQILLATQVIEIGVDVPDASMMVVMNSERFGIAQLHQLRGRVGRGTRQSKCILVASAASSLNRLKVLEQSSDGFYLANMDLILRGPGDLLGKKQSGHLPEFPIARLEADGNILQDAHLAALKILSASHNLEQFPALKLELSMRQPLCLLGD
- the LOC107625517 gene encoding ATP-dependent DNA helicase homolog RECG, chloroplastic isoform X2, translating into MRSLMVFQGKEGCLAFLNRRMRCSSFLSLKFSKICYRQKHKLAQRKSPQIDQHGIKSSSKFHNKVFAIMDYNLPNLTGNGSGIKKSEMNKNDALDDIDISLICKRFPSITLGSASPVDLYDGTTLYSEKAGIISPEDLEEYFADSSEGRWVQNTVPEAWPSLYFNDSSVSASELSKEDSHTCHSMSPTYEEKLDHQVMEEDSQNKVGQQSQSNLTPRELFLDKSLNYLPGLSKRHYRQLDDCGFHTLRKLLQHFPRSYANLQNAHAKIDDGQYLIFVGKVLSSRGVRANCSFSFLEVIVGCQVAENESVSEHVTSNAIGGQEKTIYLHLKKFFRGTRFTFKPFLKSLEEKYQVGDIACVSGKVRTMRAKDHYEMREYNIDVLGDGNDFSFCVKERPYPIYPSKGRLKPTLLRDIIARALQALPSNIDPIPEDITKQFGLLSLHDLGRLFQMLEGLGTQIEKDGLLDKYRRPESNAVCTEEWSDLTKKFLEALPYSLTSSQLHAISEIIWDLKRPVPMNRLLQGDVGCGKTVVAFLACMEVIGSGFQAAFMVPTELLAIQHYEHMLTLLENIHEGNCKPTVALLTGSTPLKQSRMIRKGIQDGEISMVIGTHSLIAEKVEFSALRIAVVDEQHRFGVIQRGRFNSKLYVSSISSMEEAVTDGSSKSDVYMAPHVLAMSATPIPRTLALALYGDMSLTQITDLPPGRIPVETHTIEGNEKGFEDVYKMMLDELEDGGKVYLVYPIIELSEQLPQLRAASADLEVISSRFQGYNCGLLHGKMKSDEKEETLRKFRTGELQILLATQVIEIGVDVPDASMMVVMNSERFGIAQLHQLRGRVGRGTRQSKCILVASAASSLNRLKVLEQSSDGFYLANMDLILRGPGDLLGKKQSGHLPEFPIARLEADGNILQDAHLAALKILSASHNLEQFPALKLELSMRQPLCLLGD